In Pyrus communis chromosome 1, drPyrComm1.1, whole genome shotgun sequence, the following are encoded in one genomic region:
- the LOC137736843 gene encoding nuclear pore complex protein NUP96-like: MGIESGTPPNSHITCQHKKRRVSRDTCFSSSGTFSHLEASVPCLPTLEAADYYTQPSLKDLAAQEYADPGFCSRVLDFTVGRLGYGSVKYPGKTDIRFLELDNIVKFHRHEVIVYEDEAVKPLVGQGLNKPAEVTLVLQTRPSNIDERQKYNIVKKLMQSAEGQGARFISYNPESGEWKFFVHHFSRFGLNEDDEEDIMMEDSASAQDLVEMNHGEISDGDEENQMYPTGIGLSHSLPVHLGLDPVKMKEMRMLMFHDEEEEAEDLNHIPAHYNSSYASQRMNQRSTPPAVRKTPLALLEYKHGSFDSNSPGAILMTQENKAMHPKTLKEGFMLDLKHETPVTRKHSHNIVDAGLFMGRSFRVGWGPNGTLVHAGTPVGSNGSPMMLSSIINIEKVAIDSVVRDENNKVREELVDMAIDSPLDLHKGIYHQTEEIEVGSFNLRLQKLVSNRLMLPQICRSYVDIIEKQLEVPSLSSSARLVLTHQIMIWELIKVLFSDRENGGKLKSLGADSEEEMVQDVTEASQQVDLEALPLIRRAEFSYWLQENVSHRVEEKISSLNESSYLEYILLLLSGRQLDAAVELAASRGDVRLACLLSQAGGSIVNRTDVAQQLDRWRINGLDFDFIEKDRIRLYELLAGNIHGAFHDVNVDWKRFLGLLMWYQLEPSTSLPTIFHTYQYLLDDGKAPYPVPVYIDEGLVEEAGNSNAVKRYDLSYYLMLLHASEESEVGFLKPMFSAFSSTHDPLDYHMIWHQRTVLEAVGAISSKDLHVLDMGFVSQLLCLGQCHWAIYVALHMPQSEDFPYLHSNLIREILFQYCESWSSQESQRQAILDLGIPKAWLHEAMAVYFNYYGDLAKALEHFLECANWQRAHTIFVTSVAPKLFLSVEHSDIWRIATSMEDHKSEIENWDLGAGIYISFYSIRSSLQGVNDTMNQLDTLESRNSACKEFLGQLNQSLAVWGVRLPIDVRVVYSKMADEICNLLLSDIGEGPTRDVQLSCFDTVFCAPIPEDNRSSHLQEAVSLFTCFLSEVAP, from the exons ATGGGCATTGAATCTGGAACTCCTCCTAATTCACATATTACATGTCAACACAAGAAACGAAGGGTTTCTCGGGACACTTGCTTTTCTTCGTCTGGGACTTTTAGCCATCTTGAAGCATCCGTACCCTGTTTACCAACTTTAGAAGCAGCTGATTACTATACGCAGCCCTCTTTGAAGGATTTGGCTGCTCAAGAATACGCAGATCCTGGTTTCTGTAGCCGAGTGTTGGACTTCACAGTTGGGAGACTTGGTTATGGCTCTGTCAAGTATCCTGGGAAGACTGACATAAGGTTTTTGGAATTAGATAATATTGTCAAGTTCCATAGACACGAGGTAATCGTATATGAAGATGAAGCTGTCAAGCCTTTGGTTGGCCAAGGTCTTAACAAGCCTGCTGAAGTAACTTTGGTCCTGCAAACAAGACCATCAAATATTGACGAgagacaaaaatataatattgtgAAAAAGTTGATGCAGAGTGCGGAGGGACAAGGAGCTCGCTTTATTTCGTATAATCCAGAAAGCGGGGAATGGAAATTCTTTGTTCACCATTTCAGCAGATTTGGGTTgaatgaagatgatgaagaagacatcatgatggaagATAGTGCTTCAGCTCAAGATCTTGTGGAAATGAACCATGGTGAGATTTCTGATGGTGATGAAGAAAACCAAATGTATCCCACTGGAATTGGGCTTTCACATTCTCTACCTGTACATCTTGGGCTTGACCCCGTAAAGATGAAAGAAATGAGAATGTTGATGTTCCATGATGAGGAAGAGGAGGCTGAGGATTTGAATCATATCCCTGCACATTATAATTCATCATATGCTTCTCAGAGGATGAATCAGAGATCTACTCCACCAGCTGTGCGAAAAACCCCACTGGCATTGCTAGAGTACAAGCATggtagttttgactcaaattcTCCTGGAGCCATTCTAATGACCCAAGAAAATAAGGCCATGCACCCTAAGACATTGAAAGAGGGTTTTATGCTTGATCTCAAGCATGAAACACCAGTAACCAGAAAACATTCTCACAACATAGTTGATGCTGGTTTGTTTATGGGTAGGTCATTTCGAGTAGGATGGGGCCCAAATGGAACCCTTGTCCATGCTGGAACACCAGTCGGGAGTAACGGTTCTCCAATGATGCTATCATCCATAATCAATATAGAGAAGGTTGCTATTGACAGTGTTGTTCGAGATGAAAACAACAAAGTTAGGGAGGAACTTGTTGACATGGCTATTGATTCTCCTTTAGATCTTCACAAGGGAATATATCATCAGACAGAGGAGATTGAAGTTGGATCATTCAACCTGAGGCTTCAAAAGCTTGTCTCCAACCGCCTGATGCTTCCACAGATTTGTAGGAGCTATGTAGATATTATTGAGAAGCAGCTGGAAGTTCCCAGCCTATCTTCCTCTGCCCGTTTGGTTTTGACACACCAAATAATGATTTGGGAGTTGATAAAAGTTCTCTTTTCTGATAGGGAAAATGGTGGAAAATTGAAATCTTTGGGTGCTGATAGTGAGGAAGAAATGGTTCAGGATGTGACGGAAGCTTCTCAACAAGTAGACCTGGAAGCTTTACCTCTTATTCGGAGGGCAGAGTTTAGCTATTGGTTGCAGGAGAATGTTTCTCATCGAGTAGAAGAAAAGATAAGCTCCTTGAATGAGTCCAGTTATCTAGAATATATATTGTTACTTTTGAGTGGGCGTCAGTTGGATGCTGCTGTGGAACTTGCTGCTTCTCGAGGAGACGTGAGATTGGCTTGTTTGTTGAGTCAGGCCGGTGGGTCCATAGTCAATCGTACTGATGTTGCCCAACAACTTGATCGTTGGAGGATCAATGGGCTTGATTTCGACTTCATTGAGAAAGACAGGATAAGGCTCTATGAGTTGCTTGCTGGTAATATCCATGGTGCTTTTCACGATGTTAACGTTGATTGGAAGAGATTTCTAGGGTTGTTGATGTGGTATCAATTAGAACCTAGCACTTCACTGCCTACGATTTTTCACACCTATCAATATCTTCTTGACGATGGTAAAGCTCCATACCCAGTTCCAGTCTACATTGATGAAGGACTGGTAGAAGAGGCTGGGAATTCAAATGCGGTGAAACGTTATGATCTATCTTATTATCTGATGCTGCTTCATGCCAGTGAAGAAAGTGAAGTTGGCTTTCTGAAGCCCATGTTTAGTGCCTTCTCGTCAACACACGATCCACTGGATTACCATATGATCTGGCATCAGCGTACAGTGTTGGAAGCAGTTGGTGCTATCAGCTCTAAGGATCTTCATGTTCTTGACATGGGATTTGTTTCCCAGCTGTTGTGTCTTGGGCAATGTCATTGGGCCATCTATGTGGCCCTTCACATGCCCCAGTCTGAAGATTTTCCATATCTCCATTCTAATCTTATTCGGGAAATCTTGTTCCAATATTGTGAATCCTGGAGTTCACAAGAATCACAACGCCAAGCCATTTTAGACTTGGGTATTCCTAAGGCATGGCTTCATGAGGCTATG GCTGTGTATTTCAATTACTATGGGGATCTTGCGAAGGCTCTTGAACACTTTCTTGAATGTGCAAATTGGCAGAGAGCACACACTATTTTCGTAACTTCTGTTGCTCCCAAATTATTCTTGTCTG TCGAACACTCAGATATATGGAGAATTGCAACTTCCATGGAGGACCACAAatcagaaattgaaaattgggaCCTCGGAGCTGGGATTTATATTTCATTCTATTCGATTAGAAGTTCATTGCAGGGAGTGAACGATACCATGAATCAATTG GATACACTTGAAAGCAGAAATTCTGCTTGTAAAGAATTTCTTGGTCAGTTAAACCAGTCTTTGGCTGTTTGGGGTGTCAGGTTACCAATTGACGTGAG GGTAGTATATTCGAAGATGGCGGACGAGATATGCAATTTGCTTTTATCTGATATTGGCGAGGGACCAACACGAGATGTTCAATTAAGTTGCTTTGACACTGTTTTTTGTGCTCCCATTCCTGAAGACAATCGCTCAAGTCATTTGCAAGAGGCAGTGTCTCTCTTTACATGCTTTCTTTCAGAGGTTGCTCCGTAG